The Quercus lobata isolate SW786 chromosome 4, ValleyOak3.0 Primary Assembly, whole genome shotgun sequence genome segment GACTTCGTTCAAATCCCGAGGGAGTAGAACGTGGAAGCTGATACTATAGCGAAGGAGGCCTCAGCAGATGAATCATTAGAGAAGTCAGATGAAGTTCAATATGTGCCAAGTATAGATGCCCAGGAAGTACAGCAGGTTGATAAcagagaaaattggatgactccCATTATATCCTATTTGAAAGACGGACAACTaccagaagagaaggacgagGCCAGAAAGGTGAGGGTGAGGTCAGCTAGATACGTCCTTATGAATGGAGTtctatacaagagaggtttctctcAACCTTACCTTAGATGTTTAGCTCCGGACGAAGCAAACTACGTGCtgagagaagttcatgaaggggcATGTGGCAATCATTCGGGAGCAAGatcacttgtccacaaggtcgtccgtgcagggtactactggccgaacatgcaagctgatgctaaagcatacgTTAAGGTCTGCGACCAGTGCCAGCGATTTAACAACGTCCCCAGGCAACCATCAGAATACCTCACCCCAATGGTGGCGCCGTGGcccttcgcacaatggggactggacattTTGGGTCTCTTCCCCTTGGGAGTAAGGCAGATGAAGTTTCTAGTGATGGGcatcgattacttcaccaaatgggtggaggcagaACCGTTGGCAAGTATCACACAACAAAACGTGAAAAActtcgtgtggaagaacatcGTATGCAGATTTGGAGTGCCGAAGGTATTGGTGTCTGATAACGGACGATAATTTGACAATGCACTCTTCAAGGACTTCTGCTTACATTTTGGAATTcagaaccattactcctcgcctgcacacccccaagccaacggccaggctgaagttgcaaaccgatccttgttgaaaatcatcaagactcggcttgagggggcaaagggagtgTGGCCAGATGAATTACCAGGAGTTTTATGGGCATATAGGACCACAGTGAGAACACCTACAGGAGAGACTCCTTTCAaactagcctatggaagtgatGCAGTCATACCTGTAGAAGTACATATGGCTAATCACAgggtgatgatgtatcaagaCAAGGATAATGAAGATCAGCTTCGTCTGAACCTCGATctaatagacgaggtaaggACAAACGCAGAATACCGGGCAGCAAAGTATAAGAATCTCATGGCTAAGCAGTATGACGCgatggtgaagcctaggcgtttCAACATTGGAGACCTCGTCTTGAGAAAGGTCTCTCTGTCGACCAAGAACCCAGCACATGGGAAATTGGGCccaaactgggaaggaccctatagagttatcaactgtaaaaggcaaggatcctactacctGGAGGCCCTGGATGGGAGAAAGCTGGAACATCCTTGGAACGTGGAGCACCTGAGGAGGTACTACCAGTAAGAGTGAACCTATGGACGAGACTGGGTCTTATCTGTCTAAATACCCTACTACTACGTATGATGCCGTTTGTGTTTGCTACTATTATGTTTGGTGCTGCTTATGTGTGGAGTTTGAAACTATgatcttattatttattatagttGTGTTATGGTTATGGACGAAGTCATGAagtatgtatttattaaataaaaaaggcatCAGTGTGCATATGCCTTGTCTAAAAACAGTATTTATGTTATGTGCTAAATGTTGTGTGAAATTTCTCCATGATATTGTCGTCCAAGTCAATCCTCAAGAGGGTTGAAAAATCCAAGACGAACAAAATCTCTGGACGCAGAGATGTAACgtctaaattttttaaggaaaaaaccACATCCACACTCGTCCAACTCATAGACGAGACAAAGCCAACTGAAACAATCCAAAACCTGGACGAGAGAAAAAGTTGGCAAAATAAGTAAGATGGTAAGTAAAATTAGTTTGCAAGTCCTAAGACGAATCAAGCTAATTGAAAATACTACCTGCTAAGACGAGTTAGactacatgaaaaatatgtaatctCGACATGGACGAGCTAAAGTTGGAGTTAAAATAGCTTAGCAACATTCgtccaagaaaataaaatcactcGTCCatgcaaagataataaaaattcattcaaaggGTGGACTTCCTACGTCCAAAAAACCCTGATTAGTTTGAAAAGCAAAAACTACTTAAAAACCCGTCCTAAAACCATGGACGAGTATAATGTATTCTTGTTACATAAAAGAAAGGTCCAAAAACAAaggaccaaacaaaaaaagaaaaaccactaAGGTTAAAAGTCTCGTCCTAAGAAGGGGGAGCATTCACAACAGGTGCGTCCTGAGGCTGGGTACTAGCGTCGTCTTCCACGTTGACGTCATCAGAGCCAGTCTGGAGAAGAGAGCTTGTGGCAGCAGCAAGGTTAAGCTtgattgcattaaaatcaaCTTCAGGGAAGTTCTCAATAGCGTCCATTCTGAAATCTTCAAAACCAGCTGCATAATTGCGATCCAAAGTGTCGGTATATTCTTTGGACGACTTGAACTCAGCCACAACGTCCTCTTTTGCCTTGGAGAGACGAGCATTCAATTCATCGTTCATCTTCTGCAAATGATCAATGCGCGTATCCTTCTCCACTGCATCCGTCCTGAGCTCCTCAATCAGCTTGCTACGTTCCTTAACCTCGTCCTTAGCTTTTTCAGCAACCCCAGCCCATTTTTTACACTCAGCATTCACCTGCTGAATCCTCGTCTCCAACAAGACTCTCGTCTTGTCCAGCTCTGTTGCCTGTCTAGACGCTGCTATAAACTTTGACATGGCCTATGAATAAACAAAGCAACATAGAGTGATTAAATAAGGAAAAGTGGCTAACCAAATAAGGATGAGAGATACTGACATACCTTGAAGAGGTCATGGACGCCTGAATGCTCAAATTCCTTCAAGCCCATGTTATAGCACATGTTTATATCCTCGTCCTTGACAGCTATCTGGAAACGTTCCCAAGCCAAGTCTTCGTTCTCAATAATGCTCGTAGAAGGCTGGGACGAGCCAGGCGTGGTAGACTTAGCCAAAGGAGTTCTGGGTGGAGTCTTGGACGGCGTGGACTCCACTGGAGTGGACGAGTCCACATCAACTATCTGGACGGCAGGCTGGGACTGGGGAGGTTTGGACTTGACCACCTTGGACGAGCCTGACTTAACCCTTTTGTCTCTACGACTGGGGAGCCCTTCCAAGTCAATGTTTTTTGGCAAGAACTTCCTTTTGTCCCCAGCCAATGGACGTGTCTGACCCTCAGGACGATCCTGGGTCTGACTCTCAGGACGTTTTCCCTCTCCTGCAATCTCCTTCCCTCTGttctctttcattgttgacattcctAAGACGAGATGAACAAGTTAGGAATGTAtacgtaaaaaagaaaaagaagaggaaaaagaaaaggaggtttagctaaaaacttactttttcgcACAGTAACTTCGTGGGCGATAGCTTCGTCTGAAGGCTCAGGACCTAAACCCCACTTGGCTAGACGTCTAAGCGTGACAAGAGAACGAAAGCTCCTGTCTGTATGTAGACGAGCCCTGTGGACGCGGTCGCGGTGAAATTTGCTCAAAGACGGACGTTTGGCAGCTACAGCACAGTGAacaaacaaaggttagaaattataaatataccAAATAGAAGcgagaataaaaataaacaaggggaagggaTATACCTTCTGGACGAAGGTTCCCTAGGTCCCCAGTGTAAGGGGGAAAGGGATCCCTGCCAACATCCACAGGGTTCCCTGCCCAGAAGTCTGAAACAAAAATGAACTCCGTCTTCCATTTCCTATCAGACGAAGCTAGGGATTTGATCAACCTACAATCATTCCCTCTAGCAGTAAACTGATAAAAACCTTCAGATTGACTTATGGCAGaaggtttataacaataaaggaactcgtccactgtaaGAGGACGATCCCTACCAAAaacttccctccacaaaatttgcatggagatAATTAGTCTCCATGcgttaggattgaattgacaaacaCCTAAACCTAACTTAACTAATAACTCTCTAGCGAAGgcatttaaaggaaacctaaggccacctAAGAAGTAAGATTCATAGACGCCTATACCAAAACGGGGCTCACAACACCACTCTCCACGGGCGGGCAGCCTAGGGTTAAACTCGTCTGGGATTTGATACCAGGATTTAAGGCTATTTAACCTCTGTTCGTCCGTCTTAGAATGGACGCCTACAGCGCAACTGAAGACGGTTTCTACCTCGTCCGTAGGATTGGACGGAGAACCAGCTTGAGAGCCAGAAGCTCTCCTAAGCTGTTCTTGGACGACCTCAATAGGGAGCCCAGGGGCCCCAGAAGAGTAGTTCTCGTCCGTGCTTCCTCCACTCTCATCACTAGCACTGCTAGAGTTAGACCTCTCACTAGTATCCTCACAGTACTCGTCTATAGCCTTATTAAGGCTATCAGTAGACGAGGAAGTAGCAGACATCTCTATTTAGAAACTTAAAACCTAAAGACGAGGGGAAGAAGAGTACCTGGCTCTAAACGGAAGAAGACTCTAGACGCAGAGGAACTCCTAGACGAGGCTCTAAACGACggatgtcaaggaagaaaattTCTGGAATGAAAAGGGTTAAGGGAggcattccactatttataggatgATGACCTGGGTAATCGAAACGACCCAACCAATACGAAAGCGACACGTGGCATCTACCTCGGAAATATAAATCGACGGAATCAGTCGCCAATAAAAAAGTGACACGTGgtgcaaataataaaaaaccaattacaCCAGTACAAAGACGTTCAACCATTTGGACGACTCACATGgacgagggggcaactgatggtgtcataaataatcccaagtccataactcgtccacgtgtctcgtccaacgaaagaagctacaataggcGATGAAAATTGCGAGCGTactggcgaacctcgtccatacATGGACGAGCAATACCTTGTGAGAtctatttatcatttatgaacgtcaagccttccaagatgaTCTCGTTCATCTTCCACTAAAGATGGACGAGATCATCCTGGAGGTGTCGTCCATCCTGATtatggatggacgagttcatcggcccgtccgacctaggtaacttccacagcggttatggaagttactccCAATTcgccggactcctcgacattgggaacggttcGTAAACAGATAAACCGTTCCACATacacactatataaggcttcttcgatgaaagGTAAAGCGATTCAGACACTTTTACTTTTTGAGAGAACATTTCTTCGTTACAGAGAGTTCAAAGTAACTGACttgatcatcggaggatttttggccggtcccccaccggtcccctctgattctgtgTCCTTTGTGTTACAGGAAATAGCCTAAAGATCAACGTTCGAGTCCTATCAACCCACTGATAAAGAGAGAATCATCATATGGCAACTTGTTCCTAGGCctgaaaatgttcatgtcatcGGCACCAAATGGACCTTCAAAAACAAGACtaatgaagatggagagattaTTCGGAATAAATCTCAGCTAgtggctcaaggatacactcaattagaaggagtagattttgatgaatctttcgcTCCCGTGGCATGACTTGAGTCTATCCACATTCTTATGTCAATTGCatgcactatgaacttcaaattctaccaaatggatgtaaaatgtgCATTTCTAAATGGCTACCTGgatgaagaagtgtttgttgaacaACCCAAAGGCTTTGAAGATCCTCACTTCCCGGACCATGTActgagattgaagaaagctcTTTATAGCttgaaacaagctcctagagcttggtatgattaGCTTACCTATTACCTCCTGGATAGAGGGCTCAAAAGAGGGTATGTCGACCAGACTTTATTTGTCAAGAATAATGGGGATTACCTTCTCATGGCtcaagtatatgttgatgacatagtattTGGAGCTACCATTGATGCTCGAGCTATAGAGTtctctgaggagatgaagaaagaatttgagataAGTATGGTGGGGGAGCTTACATTTTTCTTTGGTCTTTAAGTTAGACAAAAGAAGGAAGGCATATTCATTTCACAAGAAAAATATGCTAGAAATATTGTTAAGAAGTTTGGATTAGATGCCAAAAAGCATGTCTCTACTCCCATGAGTTCATCTACAAagcttaatgttgattcttccgGGGTAGAAGTGAGCCCAACCTTGTATAGGAGTATCATTGGGAGTTTACTTTATCTTACGACCAGTAGATCGGATATTGCTTTTAGCGTAAGTGTTTGTGCTCGATATCAAGCTACTCTGAAGGAATCCCACCTGACTGTGGTGAAGCAAATTATACGATATGTCAATGGAACTCCGGATTATGGCTTGTGGTACTTAAAGGACTCTAATGCTTGCCTTGTAGGTTATTCAGATGCAGATTGGGCTGGAAGTGTGGATGATCAAAAGTGTACTTCAGGTGGCTACTTCTATCTTGGAAACAATCTTGTCTcttggatgagcaagaaacaaaatttcgtGTCTCTCTCTACGGCTAAAGCAGAGTACATAactgctggaagttgctgcacacAACtcctttggatgaaaaaactacTTCATGACTACGGGATTCCTCAAGATACAATGTGTGTTTTCTGTGATATCAAAAGTGCTAGAAATCTCTTTAAGAATCTGGTTCAACATTCAAAGTCAAAACACATAAAGATACATTACCACTTCATCCGGGATTTGGTGGAAGATAAAGTTATATGTCTTGAATTCATACATACAAACAATCAAAAGGCGAACATCTTTACCAAGCCTCtagatggtccacggtttgaatcactctgTAAGACCATTAGTGTTGGTACAGTTCCTTGAATCTCAAGTGTGATGTGTGCTTTACCTCTTtatcttgatttgatttctCTATTGTAGGTCACACACTACTTTGTTGGCTATTTGTATAGCATGTTCTGTTTGTTTGTAAATTGCTTTGAAcgtttttgcatttttttttatcaatttttacttgttttttcttatgtcaaaaatccaaaaacacataaaaagtagaaaatccaaaaatttttaTCGGCATTATTGTGTATTGTCACAAGCATGTTTTGCCCtgtacctttgtactaatggctttgtgcatttactaGCGTAGCTTGTTCtttatgcactcatatcattgtgggaaaaatcttgacatctatgtgactgttgtaaattgatctttaaacttgtcatgaatgattagtcaatggttttgttgatcttgaaatttgcatagacttgtgcctatatatctttccacttttttattttttttgcttaaagagctcaacaaatgtaaatcttaaaatgaaaagagataatgagttgcaaaaatcatcgcacatactagtatttgactaggaaaaagggaaagcaacctttatgaaaatgtatgatgcccaaaaagccaaaggcttgctcatcaaattgaaatatcaaaaaatttcaggcatcgatctcaaaaagagatgtattgattcaaaaaaaaaaaatatcaaatgatATAATGTGTATGAAGCCTAATAAAAAGCTTCaaaattatgtaatcaagtttATATAGGAAGTCATATATgaatatttctataattgagattggtcaTTTTTCCttgtgctaattgtgtatgactTGGTTAATCAactttcacattagactaaggactatctcatcattggtacccacacacatcacaaaTATCTATGTttaatgaatgccttattcatttgtgtgattgtacttgattaaatgtgttgcaCATGCTTAATTATATGttgatcaaacaaaaaaaaaaaaaaagtgttttagttgtttttggaaagttcttttatttttaaaattttcaaaaatttcaaaaaactatgcAACCCTATTCTAGCGACTTGCCTCGCAGGTCAAGCTAGTCACATGCCCTAGTCGCGAGCTTACACAGAAGGTTTTCACGACTCACTAGCGGGTCAAAGTCCCAGTCACAAAAAagacttagaaattttttcaaaaatctagGTTTTTAGATTTCTTGCGACTTagtttggcgacttgttcgtgagtggaagctccagtcgcgaggtttacTCAGAAAGTTTCGCGGCTCCCTTCGCGACTTCCTCGTGAGTGGACCTtctagtcgcgaaaaacacttagagacaaatttttcatattttgtctCAAGggtttttggcgacttgtttgcGACTCATTttagtcgcgaaaatcgcgtgttttgcaCAATGAGGGTCTTTTTCAAGActggtttcaaaatttttcatttttccctcgCATCTcgtgactattcatcttcttgTCCGTCTTTCCCTCTTTCAAAATCACCGTGTTcacacacaaactctccatatTCTTCCTCACTTCTTCaccaatcttcaagaaaaggtaGGGGTTCTGGTTCTTTCTCAATGTATTTCACATTTCTTGCCTAAGATTTCTTGAATTGAGTGTTTTTAATGATATATGTGAATATGATGCTCGAATATGGGTATTTGATGCTTTGGTGAAATTGTGGTGTGGTTTTTGTTGGGTATGTGTTGTTACA includes the following:
- the LOC115985513 gene encoding secreted RxLR effector protein 161-like; its protein translation is MSSSTKLNVDSSGVEVSPTLYRSIIGSLLYLTTSRSDIAFSVSVCARYQATLKESHLTVVKQIIRYVNGTPDYGLWYLKDSNACLVGYSDADWAGSVDDQKCTSGGYFYLGNNLVSWMSKKQNFVSLSTAKAEYITAGSCCTQLLWMKKLLHDYGIPQDTMCVFCDIKSARNLFKNLVQHSKSKHIKIHYHFIRDLVEDKVICLEFIHTNNQKANIFTKPLDGPRFESLCKTISVGTVP